In Nitratireductor mangrovi, the genomic window GATTGCCGAGAACCTCGAATTTGTCGCCCGCCTCTACCAGCTCAGGCCGGTGCGCAAGCATGTTGCCGACACGCTCGCCGATCTCGGAATGACCTCGCGCCGCAACCAGCTTGCCGGCACGCTGTCGGGCGGCTGGAAGCAGCGCCTGGCGCTTGCCGCCTGCATCATGCATCACCCGAAATTGCTCCTGCTCGACGAGCCGACCGCCGGCGTCGATCCCAAGGCGCGGCGTGAGTTCTGGGACGAGATCCATCATCTGGCGCGGGGCGGGCTCACCGTGCTCGTCTCCACGCACTACATGGACGAGGCCGAGCGCTGCCACCGGATCGCCTACATCTCTTATGGCAGGATGCTGGCGACCGGTTCGGTCGACCAGGTCGTGAGCGACGCCGGGCTTTTCACCTTCATCGTCTCCGGCGCCAGGTTGAACGAGGTCGCAGACCTGCTGGAAGGCCGCGATGGCGTCGAGCAGGTCGCGCCCTTCGGCACCACGCTGCATGTCGTCGGCTCGGACCGTAGCAGGCTGGAGGCGGCGCTTGCCGATATCCGCGGTCGTGACGATGTCGACGTCGCGCCGGGGGAGACCAGCCTCGAGGATGTCTTCATCCAGTTCATGGCCGGCTCCAGGGACAACATGCAATGACGGCCCGTCGGAGATTGGCGTTACCCGCGCCAGAGGAAGCGTGGCTTGCCCCGGCGAGGCGTCGGGCGCCGAATGGAGCAGCTCGATGACCGGTCTGTTTTCCTTCGGTCGCCTGGGCGCGCTGCTGATCAAGGAGTTCATCCAGATGCGGCGCGACCGCATCACCTTCGCCATGATGCTCGGCGTACCGCTGATGCAGCTCCTGCTCTTCGGCTACGCCATCAACACCGACCCCAAGAGCCTGCCGGCGGCGCTGGTGGCGATCGGCAACGACCACTACACCCGGGCCATTGTCGCGGCGTTCCAGAACACCGACTACTACCGTTTCGATCACGTCGCGACGAGCGCGGCCGAAGCCGAACATCTGATCGCCAGCGGCGCTGTCTCCTTCGTCGTCACCATCCCGTCCGATTTTGCCCGCCGCGTCGACCGCGGCGACGACCCGCGGATCCTGGTCGAGGCCGACGCCACCGACCCTTCCGCCTCCTCCGGCGCGGTCTCTACCCTGACGACGCTTGCCGCCAGTGCGCTGAAGCGCGAGCGCGGCATCGCTCCCGGAGCCGGCGAGGCGAGCGCCATGCTCGATGTCATCGTCCACCGCCGCTACAACCCGGAAGGCCTCTCGCAATACAACATCGTGCCCGGCCTGCTCGGCGTCATCCTGCAAATGACGATGGTCATGATGACGTCGATCGCGCTGACCCGCGAGACCGAGCGCGGCACCATGGAAAACCTGCTCGCCATGCCGGCGAGCCCGGCCGAGATCATGCTTGGCAAGGTGCTGCCCTATCTGGTTGTCGGCGCCGTGCAGGTGGTGGTCGTGCTGGTCACGGCGAAGCTGCTGTTTGCCGTGCCCTTCATCGGCTCGCTGCCACTCTTGCTGGCCGCAATCCTAGTGTTCGTGCTCGCGCTGGTGTTGCTCGGCTATACCATCTCGACAATCGCCCGCACCCAGATGCAGGCGCTTCAGCTCACCTTCTTTTTCTTCCTGCCGTCGATCCTCTTGTCGGGTTTCATGTTTCCTTATCGCGGCATGCCCAGCTGGGCGCAGGCCTTCGGCGAGATTCTGCCGCTCACCCATTTCCTGCGCGTTATCCGCGCCGTGATGCTGAAGGGGGCCGACTTGGCAGCCGTCGGCACCGAGATCGCGTGGCTCGCCGGCTTCGTCGTCTTCTTTTCCGCCCTGGCGCTGGCGCGTTTCAGGCGTACGCTGGATTGAGGAGTTCCAGCGCCGCCGCTCCGCACATCAGGACCAGGGAACCTGGCGCCATCAGTTTGTCCACGTGGCTAAATGTGGGAATATCTTGGTCGGACCGTCCCGTAAGGAGCAGTCCATGCCACCAAATCTCCCCGAACGCGATCATACCGCTCTGTTGCTGAGAACGATCTCGCGGCAGAGGAATTCCGACGGGCGTTTCAGCGGTTGCGGGGAAAGGCCGGGTTCGATCCCGACCAGCCAAGGGTTCCGGCGGGCAATCCGTCTGGTGGACAATGGACAAGGGTTGGTGTCGGCACCGGTCGACGGGTGGAGGCGACAACATCGGCGCGACGAAAACCAACGGGGTCCACCGCTCCGGAAGCTCCCCGGAAGCCGGTGTCAGCGGGCAAGGCCCCAAATGGCATTGAGGTAGTGGAGGCGACATTTCGCGCGACGTCGCGTGGTCGTGCGATACGCGACACGTCGGGCCGCGAGGCTTGGGAACGTTACAGCGACGTTCGCCGCGCCGATGGATCGGTCGCGGGTCGCGCCGTCGATATGCGTGACGGTAGCCGGATTTTGGAGGCGGCGCCCGCGAATGGTGAGGTCGTCGCTGCGAGTCACATCGTCAAACCTAAGGACGGTGCGCCGCTCCTGTTCAGGGTCGAGGACGGCGTTCAAACCGTGCGCGACGCGAGCGGCAATCCGCTTCTTCGCTCGGAGTGGACAAATAACGGCCCTGTCAGGCTCCCTGTTTCCCGCCCTGCAGCCATATCTGGTCATCAGCTACAAGACGTCGAGCAAGCGGGCGCTGTACTCTACAACTGGCTGTCAACGTCGAACAGCTCCGAGCGGCGAGCCTGTCTGGCTTTCAGGGCCGTGAAATACCGGCCGGGTAGGTTCTCCGCTAACATGGTGTATGCCGGCTCCGTATCACGGGAGGAAGTTGACGCTGCTTGCCGCCGATTGCGGCAAGTACAACGCCTCACAGACGAAGCAACGCGCGAAGCTGGCGATCCTCTGAGATATCGGAGACCATCCGAATTCGGTACCGCGGTTCATGTAAGGCTTCGTCGAAAAGTGGACGCACTATCTGATCCGGACCTAAAGGCGGAGCTGTCGCTTTCGAAAACTCTCGATGAGGCGCTGCTCAGGCCGGGGTCGATCCGAATTGACGTGGTCGAAGACAGTGGTATCGGACCGATTTGCGTATACGATATCAAGACCGGCAGACGCGGGCTTACATCGAAGCGAGTGCGCGAATTTGCGAGGCGGCTCAGCCTGCGCTCGCGGGGGAGAGTGATTATCATCTCGGAAATAAGACCCTACGAATGACCACGCGCGAACAGATTCGGACGCTGCTGGAACCCATCACCAGATGCTACAGTGACGTGGTGTTGGATCGCTCATGGGCGCTGCTTGTTCCGGTTCGTCATATCCTCAAAGTGATCAAGATCGACGGATCGAGCAGCGCCGATGGCTTCTATCCGAAATGCATGGCGATCAGCCTGGTATCGCCGCCCCACCTGATGCCGCTCGTTTTCGAGCAGCGTTTTTCGACTCGCGGCGGGTGGTCGTGGACCGATCCGGGCATGCCCGAGGCGTTTTACCGGGAGGTGGACGAGAGTGCCTTGCCAACGATACGCTCCATTTCCTCCTTCGAGTCCTTGCTGGAGCGAACCGCGCTCCCTGGCCCGCTTCGGCAAGACCCCGTCGGTAGCCAGCTCTTTCAGGATATCGCCGTGCATGCCGTCCGAGGTGATCTGGCGCGCGTACGAGCTTGGTGCGCGCTGGCCGAACGCACGCGCTCCGAATGGGAAGCCGGCATGTGGCGGGAAGAAATCGAAGCGGTCGTGCTGCCGATCTGCACGTTCATGTCGCGCGATGATATCGCGGGCCTGATGGTGATGCTTCATGGGTGGGAGCGCCAGGCGGCTCATGCCGTCGGCATTGATCGCTTCTGGGAGCCGAGCCCGTTTCCGATCGAAGAACAGATGCAGGGTTGACGCAACGACGCCGCGAACCCGGCGCCGTTCGGACAGGTCGGCGCCGTCAACCCACGATGGCGCGGCGCAGTTCGGTTTCGGCCTCGCGCACGCGCGCGTCGCGCGTTTCCAGTTGCTCGGCCTTGGCCAGTTCGCCCTCGGCTTCCGCAAGCGCGGCTTCTGCATTGGCTTTCTGCTCGATCAGGTCGAGGCGCGAATTGGTCAGGTTGTCGCGGCGCTGGCGCGCCGCCTTGGCGAAGGTCGGATAGGCGAAGTGGGCGGTGTCGGTGATGCCGGACTTCTTCTCTTCATGCTGGATCTGGGCATCCAGTTCCGCCGCCATGCGGTCGAACTCCGCGATCATCATCTCCAGCTGGGTCAGTTGCCGGCGGACTTCGTTGACCTTGAATTGCTTCAGCCGGACCAGGTTCGCACGTGACTTCATACCCAATACTCCAAACACATACGCGTACACGGCGACCCGGCGGAATGCGGCCCGCAAGCGCCCTCCCGCTAGCGTGGTCGCGGCGGCAAGATATCCTCAACTTTCTTGCCGGCGGTAACCATTCGTTTACGGGCACCGTTAATCATAGTCGCGAGGGCTTAAAGCACGGTAAAGAACCACGCCGAGCCGGGCCCACAGCCGGCAAGTCGAGTCGCCTGAGTCACTTGTCCCGGTTTCCTTATCCTGAACGTTAACGATGAAGCATCGCGATTCGTGTTTGGATTCAAGAAGGTGATCAAACATGCTGAATGCCGCCGGGCGACTTGCCAGGCGGAATCAGATTTTGTTAACCATTTACTGGCAGCCTCCGACTCAGGTGATGGCTGCTCCCGGGACGGTCGAGCCGCAATGGCGGCCGGGCGGCAGAGAAGGGGAATGAAATGCGCGTCCTTTTGATTGAAGACGACGGTGCGACCGCGCAGAGCATCGAACTGATGCTCAAGTCGGAAAGCTTCAACGTCTACACCACCGACCTCGGGGAAGAAGGCGTCGACCTCGGCAAGCTTTACGACTACGACATCATCCTTCTCGACCTGAACCTGCCGGACATGTCCGGCTACGAGGTTCTGCGGACGCTGCGCCTGTCCAAGGTCAAGACGCCCATCCTGATCCTTTCCGGCCTGGCCGGCATCGAGGACAAGGTGCGCGGCCTCGGCTTCGGCGCCGACGACTACATGACCAAGCCGTTCCACAAGGACGAGCTTGTGGCGCGCATCCACGCCATCGTGCGCCGCTCCAAGGGCCATGCCCAGTCGGTGATCACCACAGGCGACCTGATCGTCAATCTGGACGCCAAGACCGTGGAGGTCGGTGGCCAGCGCGTGCATCTGACCGGCAAGGAATACCAGATGCTGGAGCTGCTTTCCCTGCGGAAGGGAACCACGCTCACCAAGGAAATGTTCCTCAACCATCTTTATGGCGGCATGGACGAGCCGGAGCTGAAGATCATCGACGTCTTCATCTGCAAGCTCCGCAAGAAGCTCGATGCGGCGTCCGGCGGCCAGAACTTCATCGAGACGGTCTGGGGCCGCGGCTATGTGCTGCGCGAGCCCGAGGAAATCCGCGCCAGCGCCTGACGCCGGCTCATGCCCCAGAATTCAGCAATGCCCGGCTTCGGCCGGGCATTTTCATTTGTCGGTCGTTGGGATTACCGGATGGGTGGCAGCCAGCCGATATGCCGGCGTGCGCGGGATCGCGTCAGGCGGCGCTTTGCAGTTCGCGGAAGCGTTCGATCAGCTGCGAACGGTTGAACGGCTTGAACATGTAGCCATTGGCGCCGGCGCGCTTGGCCCGCATGATCATGCCGATGTCGAACTCCAGGATCGAGATCAGGATGCGCACACCCTTGCCGCCGGGTAACGCCTTGACATCACGAATGAAATCAGTGGCCGCCATGTCCGGCAATACGCCGTCGACGATGATCGTGTCGGGCATCTGCGCGCCGCACATGGCGAGCGCGTCGCTGCCGTTGGTAGCCTCGACCACGACGATCTCCGGACTGCCCAGGATGCGCTTGACGACCTTCCTGATGATGCTGGAATCGTCGATGATCATGCAGCGGTTCATGGTCCCGGTCCCTGCTCACGAGCCGGGTGTCACCCGGCCAAACATCACCCCGAACCTCACCTTAGGCGAAGATCGTAAAGGAATTGGCCAATCCGGCGGCTAAAATTGCAAAAAAGCCGCCGGTCATGCATGCGGGAGAT contains:
- a CDS encoding ABC transporter ATP-binding protein; the encoded protein is MNTIDVHGLVKRFGEKTVVDDVTMQVAEGEIVGFLGPNGSGKTTTIRIMCGLLTPDGGSGRVLGFDLRTEALKIKREVGYMTQKFSFYEDLTIAENLEFVARLYQLRPVRKHVADTLADLGMTSRRNQLAGTLSGGWKQRLALAACIMHHPKLLLLDEPTAGVDPKARREFWDEIHHLARGGLTVLVSTHYMDEAERCHRIAYISYGRMLATGSVDQVVSDAGLFTFIVSGARLNEVADLLEGRDGVEQVAPFGTTLHVVGSDRSRLEAALADIRGRDDVDVAPGETSLEDVFIQFMAGSRDNMQ
- the ctrA gene encoding response regulator transcription factor CtrA — its product is MRVLLIEDDGATAQSIELMLKSESFNVYTTDLGEEGVDLGKLYDYDIILLDLNLPDMSGYEVLRTLRLSKVKTPILILSGLAGIEDKVRGLGFGADDYMTKPFHKDELVARIHAIVRRSKGHAQSVITTGDLIVNLDAKTVEVGGQRVHLTGKEYQMLELLSLRKGTTLTKEMFLNHLYGGMDEPELKIIDVFICKLRKKLDAASGGQNFIETVWGRGYVLREPEEIRASA
- a CDS encoding ABC transporter permease translates to MTGLFSFGRLGALLIKEFIQMRRDRITFAMMLGVPLMQLLLFGYAINTDPKSLPAALVAIGNDHYTRAIVAAFQNTDYYRFDHVATSAAEAEHLIASGAVSFVVTIPSDFARRVDRGDDPRILVEADATDPSASSGAVSTLTTLAASALKRERGIAPGAGEASAMLDVIVHRRYNPEGLSQYNIVPGLLGVILQMTMVMMTSIALTRETERGTMENLLAMPASPAEIMLGKVLPYLVVGAVQVVVVLVTAKLLFAVPFIGSLPLLLAAILVFVLALVLLGYTISTIARTQMQALQLTFFFFLPSILLSGFMFPYRGMPSWAQAFGEILPLTHFLRVIRAVMLKGADLAAVGTEIAWLAGFVVFFSALALARFRRTLD
- a CDS encoding response regulator, encoding MNRCMIIDDSSIIRKVVKRILGSPEIVVVEATNGSDALAMCGAQMPDTIIVDGVLPDMAATDFIRDVKALPGGKGVRILISILEFDIGMIMRAKRAGANGYMFKPFNRSQLIERFRELQSAA
- a CDS encoding flagellar export protein FliJ → MKSRANLVRLKQFKVNEVRRQLTQLEMMIAEFDRMAAELDAQIQHEEKKSGITDTAHFAYPTFAKAARQRRDNLTNSRLDLIEQKANAEAALAEAEGELAKAEQLETRDARVREAETELRRAIVG